TCACTTTTGGATTGAGGTATATCAGTTCTAATTTATTTGCTATATCTTCTGGCTTTCTTTGTATGGGGATATAATTATGGTATTCTTTAAATAGGCCATGTGTATACTTGAGTTTAGTTGTTAGGAGAGG
This is a stretch of genomic DNA from Thermococcus sp. MV5. It encodes these proteins:
- a CDS encoding glycosyltransferase produces the protein PLLTTKLKYTHGLFKEYHNYIPIQRKPEDIANKLELIYLNPKVRKKLATTVKNIKEKLKSLEWEHIAEQHVKVYYNLVSLIKHK